The sequence GCATGGAACCATTTGCATAGGGCCAAGCCCCTCCAATGAATACGTTCATATCACTACCTCCTTTTAATCTACAAAAAAAACCTCGCCCTAAGACAAAAACGCTTGTCAAAGGACGAGGTTATACTCGTGTTACCACCTTTTATTTACTAATCACTCACATGATCAGCCTCGATAAGTACGGAACATTACATGCTCTTATACCCTGACATTTATAACGAGTGCCAAATCTCGTCATAACCTAACTTCAAAAAAGTTCAGCTATGCAGCTCAGAGACCATGTTCAATTAACGAATCCTTGCTTCTTTTCAGCTGCCGAAGCTCTCTGTATAAGGATGAACATTAATTTACTCTTCTCTTCCATGCCTTTTCCATTTAATATTACCTTATTATTACATTTTCTTTTGGATAAAACAACATCTGATTTTATTATTGTACATTTTTATTTTATAAAGTGAGACTTCAATCAGTTGGGATATTACGCTGTGATAAAATTCTTCCGTATTATTTTTACGAGGAAACCCTAATATAATACCCATCTGGATCAATCAGCCTAAAATCAGATAATCCCCACGGCCTTTCTTTTAATGGAGTTTCTATCTTATAATCTGTTGATAACACTCTTTCATATGTTCCTTCCAGATCCTTAACTTCCAGGACAATTTCAACACCTTTACCATTTGGCTGGTTACCTTCTGTTTTTAATGGATGTGACTGTTCAAGCTTCTCCAACTTCGCAAGTCCGATTACGACATTTCCGTTTGTAATTGGAGTATACTTTTCATTTATACCAGAAGGTGCTGTAAAACCAAGAACCCTTTGATAGAAATGAACGGTTTCTTCTATATTTTTTACGAATAGCTCCAGTCTTAGCTTCATGATACACCACCATTTTAAAATTTTGCCAAGCTTCTTTCACTCAAAACCATCACCAGTCGTCCGCTCATAAAAAGTAACAAACCAATCAAAATTATGTATAAATGCACGATGAAGCTGATCAAATCTCTTGTCAAGCTCGCTTCTGGACAAATAGTTTTGATGTTCCATTTCAACGATACTGTCTTCTAATGATAATAGATTTCTAATTACGTTCACTAAGTATCCTCTTTGCTCTCCTTCATAATCTCCTTGAACAACAAGGTCTAGTAATGCTCCCCTTACTTGCTTTACCTCAGAAAGCATCCCCTCTAAATCCCCTGCATCAAAGGACACAGCGTCCTTACTAATTAACCATTCGTTCAAATATAGGCAGGACATACTCGGTACTGTCTATTGTCAGATTTACATCATTATTAGCTGAATCTTTTTCATAGGTTGCTTTAAATTCACTTAAAACTTCTTCATAGCTCTTCCCATTGAATAAGATTTCGTCAGGTTTATAAGCATAACTTTTGTTGATACTGAAAGGCGAGTAGGGATAAAACCAATTCATCGAAAAAAAGATAATAGCTACACCAATTCCCACCAGTACCAGACTGACGCTTTTTCGCTTTACGCTCATTTCAACTTCTCCTTACTCTCATTACAGTTTGATATTACGTTCCTCTTTATTTGATCAACCCCTCATCTTCTTGCTCAGCTTCCATTCTGTCGGCATCTATATTCTTTTGAAACCATAATTCCTCAATAGACTGATAAGCTACTTTTATAAATAGAATAACAACTATCAAAAATAAAATATCCATTAAAATATTAAAAAGATATTGAATATAAATACCGATGAATGGGATATCTGATAGCAAAGGTAAATCCATTTCACCTATCTTATGGATACCGAATACTAATATTAAAGTTATAAGTATCTTAACTAAGTCATTGTATAGATTATTCAATTGGTACCCCCCCCTTTTTCATCTTTAAACCGTCGTCGCCGAGGATGTTGCTGCCTGGTCAGCTTTCACACAATCAATCGCAACAACGAGGGCAATAATAACGCTCTCCATTTCTTCCTTTATTACTTGAACCTTGTAGCTGTCTCCCCACGAGAACCACTCTTTGCCAACTTCAGCTACCGTTTCCCCATGCTGCAGCACTTGAAAATCCATATCCCACCAATTACCATGTACTTCAATCCCTGCTGCATCAATTGTATATCGCGCTTTTAAGGAGGAAAATTCCTTTTTGATCGTTAATACCTCCTGACCGTTTACCTCCACCAAAAATTTTGGCAAAAAGCTGAACGGCTTTTTCGTAATGCATGCGATTTGATCTCTCGCTGTATTCAGTATGGAGAAAGTCTTTGGCACTTTCATGAAGCTTCCCTCCACATCATATACATCATTCTCCTGCTCATCTTTCACTGTGAATTTTTCGCTTAAACTGAACACTTTTTGTTTTATAAAAAGCTGTTTCATCCTATTCCCTCCTAGTGATTTACATGAAGTTATCCTCATAAATAACTTCCCCATCATTATTCAATCCTCGTAATGTTCTTGCTTTATAGTCATCTTCCATGTCGTTCCAATGAAATAAGAACATGCGATGATCTTTTAATTGATACGTTAACGTTTCAATATCTTCTCCAGGTACGCCTTTTCCTCTACTATCCGCTATTGACACATCCAGTTCTACTCTGCTTATTTCCGGGTTGGTCACAATACCATAATATTGCATCAACCTGTAATCTTCATTAATCAAGGTACCACCCCAGGAATAGTTAATATCTTGATCCTCTTTTATCTCTTCCCCACCAGCACCGCTTCCTGGTCCCCAGAAAATGCCGGCATGTTTATTAATTAAAGTAGCTGAAAACCAGTTTTTATAGGTAGACAGAAAAATCTGGACATCCTCTAAATCTACTTTTTCTAATACTTGTGATGGACCATAGTAAATAGTCCGTTCCGATTTTTCAAAGGCCGCTTCTGGGGAAAGCTCGTAATATGTAATATAAGGGATTCTATAATCACAAAAAAGATTAACAGACAGGCAATGGTCCATTCTATTATCGCTTGTATTACTGTTCGATTCATTGTGCTCCCCCCTGGTCTATTGAAAATTAAGTTTGAAACATTCGATCAAACCATTCGAACTTTATTTCTATTGTCTCTACATTTGCTGCTAGAGGTTCATAGTGAACAACCGTATACTGCCCCCATGTTTCACCTGAAGATGAGCTGCTTGTTACTGGATAACTATTACCTTTATCATCTTTTAATTCAAGTGCAGATTCCGGAAATGACCAGCCATTTTCTTCCTTATGCACTTCTAAAATTAAGGAGGTTTCCTCTGGTGCTAATACAAGATGCTTGAATAAAATATCATCACCTTCCAAGTTTACCTTTTTATCTAAATCGATAAGAACCGCATCTCCGTTATTCACTTTATTTTCAATATTCTCTGGCAGCCCATTCGTCATCCCTGAAAAAAAAGAAACAATATTGGGTATAAGTACAATTATACAAACGATTATGATAAGGCGCCGAATCCATACTCCCATTCCATCAACTCCAACTTTTTTATGCCCTTTGCAAATATACGTCGCAAACTCATTTATATGTTAACATAAATAACCATTTTTGGAGGGGAATGATTCAAAAAGGATAATCCTCATTAACGTCGAACTATTATAGTAATAAGAACAAAGGAGCATGCTCATGTATACTATTTTTGATCGATCTCATACAGAGACGATCATAAAACGGATAGATCGATTAAGTGAACATTCCCGACCAAAATGGGGGAAAATGAATGTCGCCCAAATGTTAGCTCACTGCTCTGCCTTCCAAGATATCGCTATAGGAAATACTTCTCCTCCAAGAGGTTTGTTGGGTATAGTAGTAGGAAGAATGGCAAAACCGATCTTTTTTAACGACAAGCCGTTGCCAGTAAATATGTCTACCATTCCAAGCCTATTAATTGCAGATGACAAGCATTTTGAAAGAGAAAGGGAAAGACTTAAACAGAAAATACTGACATTCCAACAAAATGGTCCAGAAAAATGCACAAGTCATCCTCATCCATTTTTCGGGAAACTAACTCCTGAACAGTGGGGGAAAGGAATCTTTAAGCATCTTGACCATCATTTGAAGCAGTTTGGTGTTTAGGCACTGAAGAAATGCACGGACTGCTTTTCATGGAGGGATCGTAAGAATTCTATTATTATAATATGTCTGAGATCCCTTCTTCTATTTCTTTCATAATTTGATATGCTCCATGAGATTTGTTAGAACATATTACTGTTTTGATACATGTGGTAGGATAAAATGCTGAATGAAAACTAACTCCTGGGTCGTATCCCATAATATGAAATTTAATAATTTCCTCTTCCTTCTTTTCAATCCATACACCATAACCATAATAGCCATTTTCATCATCGGTTCGTACATATGGTGTTAGTAGCTTTTTAGTATGTTTTTCGTTAAGTAGTCTGTTGTCGAAGAGAGCCTCCCATAAGCTTACCATATCGTTTACGGTGACATATGCTCCACCATCTGATCCACCTTTTACAGGTAATGAGTAAATATTTGTTTTCCACTTACCATCTGGAAGGTCGATATACCCTAGTGCTGTATGTAATGGAAGAGAATCGAATTCGAAATAACCTGAGCAACTCATTCCCGCTTTCTTAAAAATATTTTCTTCCACATATTCAGAGAATGTAACCTGGCTAACTTGCTCCAAAATTAAGCCAAGTAAAATATAGCCTGCATTATTATAATGAAAGCTTTCTCCTACTTTTAATTTCATAGGCTGGTTTTGGAAAAGTGGTAAGAAATCTATTACATTTCTCATAAGATACATGGGGTGCTTCACCCACAACTCCTCAAAATCGTCCATTACTTCTTCATCAAAATAATCAGGAATTCCTGCCGTATGTGTTAACAGATGATGAACAGTTATTTCTTTATCAAAATTCGGGAAATATTCATTAAGACAGTCTTCCAATTTTGTTTCATAAGAGAGCTTTCCAACTTCCACAAGCTGACAGATTGCTATGGCTGTAAAAAGTTTGCATCCCGATGCAATACCATATCTTGTATTTCTAGTATTTTCGATTTGCTCAGACCGATTAGAATATCCATAACTTAATTCGGTTACTATTTCATTATTTCTCTTAACAAGCATGCTTCCAGAAAATTTTACTTTTTCATGAATTGCGTTTATACGATTGGTAATAGGTACATGCATTATAATCGCTACCTTTCTATTTCATAGATTCTTTCACTATACATTCACTTTAGCATAATATTCCATATAAGCGACAAAAAAAGACCATCGAAAATCAATGATCTTTTCCTATTTATTAGCTTTACCAGCTGGTCTGTTAGGTGTTAAGAATGAAGGGCTGCTGATGTTGTAGATAACGACGGAAGGTCAGTTGATTGACTCTTTCCTAGTAAACTGTCTCACCCATTATTCACCGCTAACTCCAAAGCATCCAATGGTTCCACCGTCTCCTCATTAATCGTATAAACCGTGCTTCCCTCTTGCCATTTTATAGTAGTCTCTGGATGCTGACTAAATCCATTGATCACAATTGTTCCGCGACGATCTGGTGCCGGTAGATAATGTTCCTCCAAATAATTAACTACTTCCTTGGCCAATGCTTCACCGTTTTCATAATTTTCGATTGCATTCGCCGGATCTGACGGGAAGTCCACTCGGATGTACCAATTCCCTTCATTCCAGGAGACGTATTGATGACCGGCTGCACCTTCCGTAAATCCTTTCATCCCATGGCCCAGATCTGTATTGGTTTGCTCAACTTCCTGATAAGTGTCTAATACATCCAGTGCTTCCTGTTCAGAGGGGTAATCAGCTTCTTCTACCGGTTCCATTCCATCGTCTTGCTGATCATTATTGGCTGTATTTGGTTCATTACTCGTATCTGCTTGTTGGCTAGCATTATTAGAATCCGTTTGTTCTTCTGCTTCTGCAGCAGCATCAGAATTCGTTGCCTTATCGTCCTCAGAAGAAGCAGTCTCATCTGTTCCAGGGTTGTCTTCCGTCTGTTGCTCCTGCTCCTGACAGGCGGCCAGGACAAGGCCTGCAAACAGAATCATCAGAAAAGCAACCTTTTTGTATTTGAAAACCATTTTTTCCCTCCTTATCTTTATAAGATGTTTTCCCGAGTCACATCAAAGTAAACAAATCAGCTGACTTTATTGGCCTATTGTGAAATTGTAATTCCTTATTTATGAATAATTTCTTTAATACTCCTCAAATTTATTAAATAATTCATTTATTTGTTTTTGATTTCCTGCAATAAAGAAATCATCTTGATAGGTACCAATACGGACTGCTACGCATTAATTTCTCATTTTCGGAAAATATAAATTCGAATTATTTTTTCAGAAAGGATTTACTTATGTCCAGCATCCTTTTAATTTTCTTATTACAAATAATCTATGTGCCTACATTATCGCTTCGTATTATTTTTGTTGTTAAAAACATGAGCGTATTAGCTGCTGTTTTTGGGTTTATAGAAGCGTTAATTAATATATTCGGATTATCATTGTTCTAAGTGGTGAGCAAAGTATTCCAGAGATGCTTGTTTATGCCCTTGGTTTTTCAGCAGGAATCTTTTTAGGGAATTACATTGAAAATAAGTTGGCTTTAGGCTATACAACCCTTACTGTTAACTTACCGAATAGGAATCAGGAACTTATTTCCGCGCTTCGGAACAATGGGTTCGGCGTAACCGTATTTGATGGGATGGGAAAAGATAGTATCCGTTATCAACTCCAGATTTTAACGAAAAGAAATGCAGAAAAATTTGTAACAAACCTAATAGATATATATGAGCCGAATGCCTTTATCATTTCTTATGAGCCACGAAAGTTTAAGGGAGGATATCTATTAAAAGTAATGAAAAAAACAAAGAAAAGAAATTCAAAAGTATAGTAATCGATCTTCTGTTCCACATAAAACAACAAACCTGACACGCCTCTGACCGACAGTAGATTTAATAATCTGATTTCAAAATGCGAGAAAGAATATGTAATGTAAAAAGACAAGAATTATCGGAATCACGACATCTCATTAAAAAATGTTATCACGCTTAGTAAGTTTTAGATATCTCCCCCTGCTGTGATCAATGCGAAAGTATGAGAAGTAACTGTCCAAATCATCACCCATTGGACAAATGCTGAAAGGAATATAGATTAAAATAAATTCAGATCAGAGAATGCACCTAAAAATGGCTGTTATTATCACAACACACTTTTGACCGGTTCTTACAATTTCACAGA is a genomic window of Gracilibacillus salinarum containing:
- a CDS encoding VOC family protein; the encoded protein is MKLRLELFVKNIEETVHFYQRVLGFTAPSGINEKYTPITNGNVVIGLAKLEKLEQSHPLKTEGNQPNGKGVEIVLEVKDLEGTYERVLSTDYKIETPLKERPWGLSDFRLIDPDGYYIRVSS
- a CDS encoding LURP-one-related/scramblase family protein, with amino-acid sequence MKQLFIKQKVFSLSEKFTVKDEQENDVYDVEGSFMKVPKTFSILNTARDQIACITKKPFSFLPKFLVEVNGQEVLTIKKEFSSLKARYTIDAAGIEVHGNWWDMDFQVLQHGETVAEVGKEWFSWGDSYKVQVIKEEMESVIIALVVAIDCVKADQAATSSATTV
- a CDS encoding serine hydrolase domain-containing protein, which codes for MHVPITNRINAIHEKVKFSGSMLVKRNNEIVTELSYGYSNRSEQIENTRNTRYGIASGCKLFTAIAICQLVEVGKLSYETKLEDCLNEYFPNFDKEITVHHLLTHTAGIPDYFDEEVMDDFEELWVKHPMYLMRNVIDFLPLFQNQPMKLKVGESFHYNNAGYILLGLILEQVSQVTFSEYVEENIFKKAGMSCSGYFEFDSLPLHTALGYIDLPDGKWKTNIYSLPVKGGSDGGAYVTVNDMVSLWEALFDNRLLNEKHTKKLLTPYVRTDDENGYYGYGVWIEKKEEEIIKFHIMGYDPGVSFHSAFYPTTCIKTVICSNKSHGAYQIMKEIEEGISDIL
- a CDS encoding DUF1569 domain-containing protein, which produces MYTIFDRSHTETIIKRIDRLSEHSRPKWGKMNVAQMLAHCSAFQDIAIGNTSPPRGLLGIVVGRMAKPIFFNDKPLPVNMSTIPSLLIADDKHFERERERLKQKILTFQQNGPEKCTSHPHPFFGKLTPEQWGKGIFKHLDHHLKQFGV
- a CDS encoding DUF5643 domain-containing protein, which gives rise to MGVWIRRLIIIVCIIVLIPNIVSFFSGMTNGLPENIENKVNNGDAVLIDLDKKVNLEGDDILFKHLVLAPEETSLILEVHKEENGWSFPESALELKDDKGNSYPVTSSSSSGETWGQYTVVHYEPLAANVETIEIKFEWFDRMFQT